The Lysobacter enzymogenes DNA segment GCCGGCGCGGACCAGGCGCGCGCTGACGCTCTTGTCGAAGTCGGCCCAGCCGCCGTCGCCGGAGACGAAGATCGCGAAGGTGTCGGCGTTGCCGCCCGGCTGCGCCGGCATCTCGGTGACCGGCAGGCCGCTCAGATCGGCCGGCGGCGGCGGCAGGCGGGCGTGGCGCTGCGCGCCGAGCGAGACCAGCGCCGCGCGCAGGCCCGGCAGCGCGTCGCCGCGCGCGTCGCGCTGGAACGTGCGCGCCTGCGGCACGGCCTGGACGAAGCCGTCGATCTCGGCCTGCTGGCAGCGATGCGCGCCTTGCCCGCGCGCGGCCAGCAACCACGGCACCTTCAGCGGCTGCGGCAGCAGCAGCGCGCGGCCGTCCTCGACGTTGAGCTTGAGCGCGCCGTTGGGGCACAGCATCCGCGGCAGGCGCAACGTCGGGCAGAAGCCCTGCGAGACCGCGCCGGCGACCAGCCCGGCATCGCCCTGCGCGGCGATCGCATAGGCGAGCGCGGCGCCTTCGCCGTCGCCGACCAACAGCGGCAGGTGATAGGTCGGCAGGCGGTAATAGGCCTGCACGTAGCGCGAGAAATTCTCGACGTCGCCGGAAGAGAAATTGCACGTGCCGCCGTCCTTGCGCAGCAGCGCTTCCAGCGCGGCCACGTCGGCCGTGGCCACCATCGCCCCGTCCGCGACCAGCGCATCGACCCGCGCCTTGCGCGCGCCGGCATCGGCGCCGTCGGCGAACCACAGCACGAAACGCTCGACCTCGCCCTGCGGCAAACGCACCGGCGTGCGGACGAAACGCCCGTGGCTGATCTCGCCCGCGGCCGGCGTCGCGCTCGCCGCCGGCGCCGCGGGCGGTTTCGCAGCGGCGGACGCGGGCGCGGCGAGCGCGGCGGCGCTGAACGCCGTGCACAACGCCGCGACGAGAACGGTCGGACAACGGAACGGCGCGCGCATAGGGTTCTCCTGGGTGCGCCACCTTATACCGGCACCGGTGTCGAGAGAATGCGGCGGACGCGGCGGACCGCGACGGCCTATGATCGCCAGGCCGCACCGGCGCGCCGCGAGCCACGCGGCGCGATCCCACGTCCCTCCGAAGCGAACCCGTCCCCGCAAGGAATGCCGCAGATGCCACGCATGGCCGCCGTCACGTCCGCTGTCCTCATCGTCGCTTCCGCCGCCGCGCCGTTGCGCGCGCAGACCGTCGCCGCGCCGCCCGCCGGCGAAACCGCGTGCGCGTTCGGCGCCTTCGTCCGCGAGACCGATCCGGCCGGGCTCAACGTCCGCGCCGGCCCCGGCACCGAGCACAAGGTGTTGGGCACCTTGCCGCCGATGCGGCCCAGCAGCGAGATCGAATCGTTGCTGGTGCGGGTCGAAGTCGAGGTCGTCGCCGGCCGCAGCGGCTGGTTCAAGGTCCGCGGCGCGCGCGACAACGACGCGCTGTTCGCGGGCCCGCAGCGGCCGATGTTCAAGGGCGAGGGCTGGGTCAGCGGACGCAAGCTCACGGTCAAGTCGCAGGCCGGCGTCGGCCGCGCGCGGCCAGAGGCGAACGCGCCGGCGGTGCTGGTCGGCCACGACGGCATCGCGTTCGACAGCGACGCCTTCGTCGCCTCGGGCCAGTTGGCGGGCTGCTCCGGGCGCTGGGCCCTGGTCGAATACGGCCCGCTGGATTTCGAGGGCGACACCGAGCTGGAGATCAAGCCCGCGGCCAAGGCCGGCCTCGCCGGCGGCCGCTTCCGCGCCTGGGTCGATCGCCTCTGCTCCTTGCAGGAAACCAGCTGCGACGGCGCCTGAGCGGCGCACGCGGCGGCCGGCCGCGACCTGCGCGGGTGCGACCGCCGGCCGCAGCCGCCATCGCGGGGACGCCGCCCGCTTACACTGGGACCATGCGCTCCGACACCCTGCCCCTGCTGGTGCTGACCACCTGCCCCGACCCGGCCAGCGCCGACGCCATCGCCCAGGCCCTGGTCGAGGAAGGCCTGGCCGCCTGCGTCACCCAGCTTCCCGGCGCGACCTCGGTGTACCGCTGGCAGGGCCGGGTCGAGCGCGCCAGCGAGATTCAGCTGCTGATCAAGACCCGCGTCACGGTTTGCGCCGCGACCCTGCAACGATTGGCGCAACTGCATCCGTATGAACTGCCGGAGATGATCGTGGTCGAACCGCGCGACGTCTCCGAGCCGTACATGCGATGGGTAAACGAACAGACTCCCGACCGATGACCCTTCTTTCCGCTTTCCGCGGCCGGCGCCGGTTGCGCGCCGGCGCCGCCCTCGCCTTGGCCGTGCTCGGCCTGTCCCTGTCCGCGCCGGTCCTGGCGGTGGACGAGAAGGACCTGCTGCCGGTCGACGAGGCCTTCGCGCTGAGCGCGCGATCGGCGGCGCCGGACCGCATCGCGATCTCGTGGAAGGTGGCCAAGGGCTATTACCTCTATCGCCACCGCATCTCGGTCAAGAGCGATGCCGGCTTCGCCGCGCAGGCGCTGCAGCTGCCCAAGGGCAAGGCCTACCGCGACCAGTTCTTCGGCGACGTGGAGACCTACCACCAGGACGTGGCCGCGACCCTGCCCGGCCAGGCCAAGGCCGCCACGGCCAAGCTGACGATCAAGTACCAGGGCTGCGCCGACGCCGGCGTGTGCTATCCGCCGCAGACCCGCACCGTCGAGGTCGCGCTGGCGGCGCCGCCCGCCGCCGCCGCCGGCCTCGGCACCGGCCTCGGCAACGGCGCCGCGCCGGCAGTGGACCCGGCGCCCGCGGCCGCGCCGCTGGCGAACTTCGGCGCGCGCGGCAGCGCTTCCAATCCGCTGCTCGGCGGCGGCTCAGCGCTGAGCGCGCCGGCCGCCGGCGCCGGCGCGGGCACCGACGCGCTGCCGCTGCCGCCGGAGCGCGCGTTCGGCTTCGAGGCCATCGCCAAGAACGGCGACACCCTGCTGCTGCGCTTCACTCCGGCGCGCGGCTATTACCTGTACCGCGACAAGACGTCGCTGAAGACCGACCGCGCCGACATCGCCGCCGGCAAGCCGCAGTGGCCGCGCGGCACCGCGCACCGCGACGAGCATTTCGGCGACGTGACGGTGTTCTTCGATCAGATCGACGTGCCGCTGCCGCTGCTGCGCAAGACCGCGGACGCCGGCAAGATCGTGCTGACCGCGGGCTTCCAGGGCTGCCAGACCGACGGCATCTGCTATCCGCCGATGACGCGCAAGATCGAGGTCGAGCTGCCGCGCGGCACAGTCTCCGCGGCCACTGCCGCGACCGCCGCGACGCCCGCATCCGCGGCGCCCGCCGCGGCGAGCGCGACGACTGCCGCGGCTGCGGCGACCAGCGCGACGCCGGCGAATGCGTCGACGACCGCCACTGCGAGCGCGCCGGTTACCGCAGATGCGGGCGCCGCTTCCGTCGCCGGCACCGATGCTGGCACGGCCGCCGACACCAACGCCACCGGTGCGGCCGCCGCCGACTCCGCCGAAGACGGCACTACCGGCGCGATCGCCGCCGGCGCAAACCCGGCCGCCGCAACCGCGCCGCAGGCCGCCCCCGCCGTCGCCCAGGCCGAAGACAGCCTGCTCGCCGCCTCGCTGGCCGGCCCCAACCGCTACTTCGCCCTGCTGACCTTCTTCGGCTTCGGCCTGCTGTTGGCGTTCACGCCGTGCGTGCTGCCGATGATCCCGATCCTGTCGGGCCTGATCGTCGGCCGCGGCCCCGGCCTGGGCGCGCGCCGCGCGTTCTTGCTGTCGCTGGTGTACGTGCTCGCCAGCGCGGTGGTGTTCACCATCGCCGGCGTCGTCGCCGGCCTGGTCGGCGCCAACCTGCAGATCGCGTTCCAGACGCCGTGGGTGATCGTGCTGTTCGCGCTGCTGTTCGTGGCCCTGGCGCTGTCGAGCTTCGGCCTGTTCGAACTGCAGCTGCCGCACAAGCTGCGCAGCCTGGTCGGCGAAGTCAGCGACCGCCAGCGCAGCGGCTCGTGGACCGGCGTGGCGGTGATGGGCGCGCTGTCGGCGCTGATCGTCGGCCCGTGCGTGGCGCCGCCGCTGGCCGCGGCGGTGCTCTACATCGGCCAGACTCGCGACCCGCTGTTCGGCGGCGCGGCGCTGTTCGCGCTGGCGATGGGCATGGGCGCGCCGCTGCTGGCGTTCGGCGTCGCCGCCGGCAAGGGCCTGCCGACCAGCGGACCGTGGATGGTCGGCGTGCAGCGCGTGTTCGGCCTGGTGTTCCTGGGCATGGCGGTGTGGATGCTCTCGCGCATCCTGCCCGGCCCGGTGGCGTTGGCGCTGTACGCCGCGGTGCTGCTCGGCGCGGCGGTGCTGATCGCGCTCGGCGGCGGCGGCGCGGACCGCGGCTTCGGCCTGCGCGCGCTGGCCTGGGTCGCGGCGCTGCTGCTCGGCGTGGCCGGCGCGGCGCAGTTGTTCGGCGCGCTCGCCGGCGGCCACGATCCGCTGCAGCCGCTGGCCGGCCTGCGCGGCGGCGCGGCGGCGCACGCGGCCGAGCTGCCGTTCCGCAAGATCAAGTCGAATGAAGACCTGGACCGCGAGATCGCCGCGGCCCAGGCCGCCGGCAAGCCGCTGATGCTCGACTTCTATGCCGACTGGTGCGTGGCCTGCAAGGAAATGGAGAAGTACACCTTCCCCGAACCGGCCGTGCACCGGGCGCTGGACGGCTTCGTCCTGCTCAAGGCCGACGTCACCGCCAACGACGAGGTCGATCAGGCGCTGATGAAGCGGCTCGGCGTGATCGGCCCGCCGATGACGATCTATTACGCCCATGGCGCCGAACGCCGCGAACTGCGCCTGGTCGGGTTCGAGAAGGCCGAGCCCTTCGCCCGCCGCGCCGAGCGCGCGCGCGCCGCGGCCGGGGAGCGCTGAGCCATGGCGATTCCCTCGGCGGTGAAGGTGATCGCGGTGGCGGTGGCCGCCGGCGCGCTCGGCCTGCTGGCCGGGCAGGTGGTCGGCGGCGGCGGCTGGTTCTCGCGCACCGAACTGGGCCAGCGCATGCTCCAGGCCGAGATGAAGATGCAGGCGCCCAAGCCGCCGGCCGACCTGGCCGTGGCCGAGCGCGGCCAGCCGATCCCGCGCTTGCGCCTGCCGGACCTGCAGGGCCGGCCGGTCGAACTGCCGCAGGCTTATGCCGGCCGGCCCTTGCTGATCAACCTATGGGCCAGCTGGTGCGGCCCGTGCATCAAGGAAATGCCGGAACTGGACCGCTACGCGCGCAGCCAGGGCGAGCAAGGCGTGCAGGTGATCGGCATCGCCCTGGACAACCGCGACGACGTCGCCGCCTTCCTCCAGCGCGTGCCGGTGCACTACCCGATCCTGCTCGACGCCGCCGGCCCGCGCGACGCCGGCGTCCAGCTCGGCAACCCCAAGGGCGTGCTGCCCTACAGCGTGCTGGTCGGCGCCGACGGGCGCCTGCTCAAACAGCGGATCGGCCCGTTCGAGGACGGCGAGATCGACGGCTGGGCCCAGTAGCGTGGGAGGGCCTTCAGGCCCGATGCTCTTGTGCCAGCTCGCCGCGATCCGACCGGAAAGCGTCGGGGCTGAAGCCCCTCCCACAAAAGCCGCAGCCCTTCCGCACAGCCCGGGTTGTTGTGGGAGGGCCTTCAGGCCCGATGCTCTTGTGCCAACTCGCCGCGACCCGACCGAAAAGCGTCGGGGCTGAAGCCCCTCCCACAAAAGCCGCGCGCTCTCCGCACAGCCCGGGCTGTTGTGGGAGGGCCTTCAGGCCCGACGCTCTTGTGCCAGCTCGCCGCGATCCGACCGGAAAGCACCGGGGCTGAAGCCTCTCCCACGCGAACTGGCCTTGAGGACAGTTGCGGGAGCGCCTTTCAGGCCCGACCCTGTGGTCCCGGATCGTCGCAGACCGGAACTCAGCGGGCCGGCGCCGCCCCCGTCCGGATCGCCAGGCTGCGACGACCACCGCGCAATCCCCGTGCCCGCCGCCCGCGCCGTCCGGCGGGCGCTGTGCTCGAATGGGCGACGTGCCTGCGCGAACCCTGCCGAGCCCGCGGCGCTTGCGGCCAACGCCGCCGATCCGGCCGCGAACGCTCCACTTGCGCCGCGAACGTGCCGGCATTTAGAGCCGCCACTCAAACAACTGCTTAAAGCGCGATAACTTCGCCGATTTGGTGGGCAACTTCTGGACAACCCGCCGGCCTTCACGCAAACTGCCGCCCTTTGAAGGCAACCGTCCTGGTCCCCATGGCCAAGCTCCTGGTCCTGCACGGCCCCAACCTCAATCTGCTCGGCACGCGCGAGCCGGAGGTCTACGGCCGCACCACCCTGGCCGAGATCGACGCCGGCCTGGCCGCGGGCGCGGCGCAGGCCGGGCACGCGCTGGAGAGCCTGCAGTCCAACGCCGAACACGTCCTGGTCGACCGCGTCCAGGCCGCGCGCGCGGACGGCACCGCCCTGATCCTGATCAACCCGGCGGCGTTCACCCACACCAGCGTGGCGATCCGCGACGCCCTGGCCGCGGTCGCGATCCCCTTCATCGAGATCCATCTGTCCAACCCGCACACGCGCGAGCCGTTCCGCCGCCACAGCTACTTCAGCGACCTCGCCGTGGGCGTGGTCTGCGGCTTCGGCGCCGACAGCTACCGCTACGCGCTCGAAGCCGCAATCAAACGGCTGGCATCCTGAGCCCCCTTTCGCCCGGACCGCGCCCGCGCGGCCCGCACCCAAGATCCAAAACCCAGAGGCCCGCTTCATGGACCTGCGCAAAATCAAGAAACTGATCGACCTGCTCGAGGAATCCAACCTCGCCGAGATCGAGATCAAGGAAGGCGAAGAGTCGGTCCGCCTGGCCCGCGCGCCCAAGGGCAGCTACGCCGTCGCCGCGCCGATGGCGCCGGTCTACGCCGCGCCGGAACCGCGCGCCGCGCAGCCGATGCCGATGCAGTCGCCGACCGAAGCGGCCACCGGCGGCAGCGCCAAGGCGCTCGGCAACGATTTGCCCGACGGCCACGTCGTGCGCGCGCCGATGGTCGGCACCTTCTACACCTCGCCGGCGCCGGACAAGCCGTCCTTCGTCAGCGTCGGCCAGACGGTCAAGGCCGGCGACACCCTGGCGATCATCGAAGCGATGAAGATGTTCAACCCGATCGAAGCCGACGTCTCCGGCACCGTGCTCAAGATCCTGGCCGAGAGCGGCCAGCCGATCGAGTTCGACCAGCCGCTGTTCGTCATCGGGTGACGCCGGGGCCCAGGGGAACACGCGACGCGGCGACGGCGAGTCCGTCGCCCCGCCCGTTCCCCCGGTTCCCTTCGTCGCCCACTCCCCGCTTCGTGTGAGAGCCCCAATGCTCGATAAAGTCGTCATCGCCAACCGCGGCGAAATCGCGCTGCGCATCCTGCGCGCGTGCCACGCCCTGGGCATCCGCACGGTCGCGGTGCACTCCACCGTCGACCGCAACCTCAAGCACGTCGCCATGGCCGACGAATCGGTCTGCATCGGCCCGGCGCCGTCGTCGGAGAGCTACCTCAACATGGCCTCGATCATCGCCGCGGCCGAGGTCACCGACGCCCAGGCGATCCATCCCGGCTACGGCTTCCTCAGCGAGAACGCCGACTTCGCCGAGCGCGTCGAGCAGTCCGGCTTCGTCTTCATCGGCCCGCGCGCCGAGACCATCCGCCTGATGGGCGACAAGGTCGAAGCGATCCGCGCGATGAAGGACGCCGGCGTGCCCTGCGTGCCCGGCAGCGGCGGTCCGCTCGGCGACGACAACGCCGCCAACATCAAGATCGCGCGCGAGATCGGCTACCC contains these protein-coding regions:
- a CDS encoding virulence factor family protein, encoding MRAPFRCPTVLVAALCTAFSAAALAAPASAAAKPPAAPAASATPAAGEISHGRFVRTPVRLPQGEVERFVLWFADGADAGARKARVDALVADGAMVATADVAALEALLRKDGGTCNFSSGDVENFSRYVQAYYRLPTYHLPLLVGDGEGAALAYAIAAQGDAGLVAGAVSQGFCPTLRLPRMLCPNGALKLNVEDGRALLLPQPLKVPWLLAARGQGAHRCQQAEIDGFVQAVPQARTFQRDARGDALPGLRAALVSLGAQRHARLPPPPADLSGLPVTEMPAQPGGNADTFAIFVSGDGGWADFDKSVSARLVRAGVPVVGVDSLRYFWTPRTPQSFGADLDRIVRYYRAQWKRDNVLLVGFSQGADVLPGAYNRLPAATRATVRLTALISPGQNAEYEFHLSNWIGSSGKGLPIAPQVAKMPAARVLCIYGSEDADALCPRLPAGGARIEKMRGDHHVDGDYDGVAARALSAAGIAAAPASP
- a CDS encoding SH3 domain-containing protein, translated to MAAVTSAVLIVASAAAPLRAQTVAAPPAGETACAFGAFVRETDPAGLNVRAGPGTEHKVLGTLPPMRPSSEIESLLVRVEVEVVAGRSGWFKVRGARDNDALFAGPQRPMFKGEGWVSGRKLTVKSQAGVGRARPEANAPAVLVGHDGIAFDSDAFVASGQLAGCSGRWALVEYGPLDFEGDTELEIKPAAKAGLAGGRFRAWVDRLCSLQETSCDGA
- the cutA gene encoding divalent-cation tolerance protein CutA, with amino-acid sequence MRSDTLPLLVLTTCPDPASADAIAQALVEEGLAACVTQLPGATSVYRWQGRVERASEIQLLIKTRVTVCAATLQRLAQLHPYELPEMIVVEPRDVSEPYMRWVNEQTPDR
- the dsbD gene encoding protein-disulfide reductase DsbD encodes the protein MTLLSAFRGRRRLRAGAALALAVLGLSLSAPVLAVDEKDLLPVDEAFALSARSAAPDRIAISWKVAKGYYLYRHRISVKSDAGFAAQALQLPKGKAYRDQFFGDVETYHQDVAATLPGQAKAATAKLTIKYQGCADAGVCYPPQTRTVEVALAAPPAAAAGLGTGLGNGAAPAVDPAPAAAPLANFGARGSASNPLLGGGSALSAPAAGAGAGTDALPLPPERAFGFEAIAKNGDTLLLRFTPARGYYLYRDKTSLKTDRADIAAGKPQWPRGTAHRDEHFGDVTVFFDQIDVPLPLLRKTADAGKIVLTAGFQGCQTDGICYPPMTRKIEVELPRGTVSAATAATAATPASAAPAAASATTAAAAATSATPANASTTATASAPVTADAGAASVAGTDAGTAADTNATGAAAADSAEDGTTGAIAAGANPAAATAPQAAPAVAQAEDSLLAASLAGPNRYFALLTFFGFGLLLAFTPCVLPMIPILSGLIVGRGPGLGARRAFLLSLVYVLASAVVFTIAGVVAGLVGANLQIAFQTPWVIVLFALLFVALALSSFGLFELQLPHKLRSLVGEVSDRQRSGSWTGVAVMGALSALIVGPCVAPPLAAAVLYIGQTRDPLFGGAALFALAMGMGAPLLAFGVAAGKGLPTSGPWMVGVQRVFGLVFLGMAVWMLSRILPGPVALALYAAVLLGAAVLIALGGGGADRGFGLRALAWVAALLLGVAGAAQLFGALAGGHDPLQPLAGLRGGAAAHAAELPFRKIKSNEDLDREIAAAQAAGKPLMLDFYADWCVACKEMEKYTFPEPAVHRALDGFVLLKADVTANDEVDQALMKRLGVIGPPMTIYYAHGAERRELRLVGFEKAEPFARRAERARAAAGER
- a CDS encoding TlpA disulfide reductase family protein — translated: MAIPSAVKVIAVAVAAGALGLLAGQVVGGGGWFSRTELGQRMLQAEMKMQAPKPPADLAVAERGQPIPRLRLPDLQGRPVELPQAYAGRPLLINLWASWCGPCIKEMPELDRYARSQGEQGVQVIGIALDNRDDVAAFLQRVPVHYPILLDAAGPRDAGVQLGNPKGVLPYSVLVGADGRLLKQRIGPFEDGEIDGWAQ
- the aroQ gene encoding type II 3-dehydroquinate dehydratase; translation: MAKLLVLHGPNLNLLGTREPEVYGRTTLAEIDAGLAAGAAQAGHALESLQSNAEHVLVDRVQAARADGTALILINPAAFTHTSVAIRDALAAVAIPFIEIHLSNPHTREPFRRHSYFSDLAVGVVCGFGADSYRYALEAAIKRLAS
- the accB gene encoding acetyl-CoA carboxylase biotin carboxyl carrier protein → MDLRKIKKLIDLLEESNLAEIEIKEGEESVRLARAPKGSYAVAAPMAPVYAAPEPRAAQPMPMQSPTEAATGGSAKALGNDLPDGHVVRAPMVGTFYTSPAPDKPSFVSVGQTVKAGDTLAIIEAMKMFNPIEADVSGTVLKILAESGQPIEFDQPLFVIG